Part of the Leguminivora glycinivorella isolate SPB_JAAS2020 chromosome 27, LegGlyc_1.1, whole genome shotgun sequence genome, TATACGGCTACTATaagggatattaccaggttgatggtgaaaactattacttgtaacacttttactttattcgttaattacaaacataataacaaccaatttacaataaatatttcaagacttcttcactgcaactcgtctgtactcgaactggccaccgtcactgcatgtccgccatttttataacaatccaagatggcggaaaccagtgactagtatgagtcaattgatattctttaatacttttatcataaataacagtaagataaatcaaaatataaggcattaataaataattactcttacacTACGCACACAGGGTACTTAACCAAATTCATAAAGGCTTACGATGAGATCGTTATCGCAGCCGGTTATATCTaacgctctttcgtattggcgcgacagagctagaatGTATTTTGcgaacgattgtcacttcggctaggctggcaACGCAGTAAAACTTCCTCTTACATAAAAtgactttttctactcccgtagtgttattcgtcatttacagtgttgtgcatagatcttttcaccacaccgactgtttaggcttactttgctattcgataacctaatcacaaaattaaaattttgaaaaacccccgaccccgtcATAGtcaaccgattttcatgaaacatggctaagaactctcccgactaactcagctttcagacaaaaaaaactaaatctaaatcggttcatccattcgggagctacgatgccacagacagacacacacacagacagacaaacagacggacagacagacagacatacggacagacagacagacagacacgtcaaacttataacaccccgtcgtttttgcgtctgcGTAACTGCGTAACTCTTCAGTATGGTTTCTTCTCCCACAGTTTCCAGCACCTgttcattagttatttgttcTGTCCAACATATTTTTTCCATCCTTCTCCAGCACCACGTTTCAAAGGCGCCTAGCTATCGCTCTCTCTTGCTTGGTCTTAAACTCTATTTAATTTTTGTCTCGCAATATGTGTTTTGGTACTATTAGTATCTATGTCTTAAATAGCTTCGAAAACTACTCTGCCCATATGTTCAGTCTCATAACCCGTCTTCAACCATTTGCCCAAACATTAGCCATAAACATATATCCAAATGGCACTCTGCCCACGGCCTCAATCCATAACTAGATATATTTGTAACTGACGATATTAACTACGTAATACATCAGACTGTTTATATGCGATGCGATTTTAGTAAATGCGTAAAAATTGCGTCGAACTTTCGTTTGAGAAATGAAACAACGTACGCAATTTTGTGACCTTGATGGCTTGAAAAATAACGTGTTTGGAAGATTGATGGCTTGTTTTGATTGTTCGATTAAGCTATTATTTTTAGATCGCCTTGGCTTAAGGGTTATTGGGTCAAATCGTTTCGTTaaaggggcattccacgagattatcgcttacgacatgcaattcttctaatgcttctgaagacgctaagaaagcAAAGTTGTGTCTGACCACCTTTGATGACTTGGTTAACAGTACAAGGCAAAACCAAGTCGTGCCCTTAAACAGGGTACCTAGTCAACGTCCCAATCACTTATTCTCCGTAAACGTATCGGGAGAGCTAATCCCGATCCGATAATCCTCTtctgtcacacctcggacactggcgatcaaatatatgaaagaggcgcgttcctagcacacattgtaaacacgtgtaggtgaacgcgtaccatgcttgtatgagtgagatatgacaggtcgactgtttgcgtttttgacaggcggtaattctgaggtaaccgagagggggtgggcggcgctttcagcggggagcaggagtggccatactgtacgatagtactctttattatactgtggtgtaggtgaacgcgtaccatgcttgtatgagtgagatatgacaggtcgactgttcacgtttttggcaggcggtaattgtgaggtaaccgagagggggtgggcggcactttcagcgtggaacgggagtggccatactgtacgatagtactctttgttaCACTGTTCTTCTGtatattagcgcgacagagccagacttcgAACGCCATAGcgccaacgattgtcactttggctaggtgTTTAAGAATGGTTCACGATGAGAGTATTGAGTTCAGCTCAGTCAGACTAATTCAGGTTCAACTAGATAGAGCCTAGAACCAAGCTGAaatgttacatacatacatacatacatacatacaatcacgcctgtgtcccatgaaagggtaggcagagcacatgaaactactcaggtttcagtgctgAAATGTTGTTTCCTtatatttaacccccgacgcaaaaaacgacggggtgttataagtttgaggtgtctgtttgtctgtgtgtgtctgtctatggcttcgtagctcccaaacggatgaaccgatttagatttagttttttgtctgaaagctgaattagtcgggagtgttcttagccatgtttcatgaaaatcggtccactaagtcTGGGGTTCtatctaaattttaattttgtggtttggttATTTACTATATGAACAATTTTCCTTTGTTTACAGAAATGCATTCCGAGGTGCTAACCGGGAAGTCGCTCCAGCGAGAGCTGGCGGACTCCATCATCAGGATGGTGCCTTTAGACGAGATCCGGATCCTGTTGGCTTGTGGAGCTAAGGTAAgccaatttcatttcattaatattcataatatattcatactagcttttgcccgcggcttcactcgcgttaaattcgaaaattgcggaatgctccatacaaacttccaccccccattctagggaagtggggggttagaaagagacaaaaagtagcctatgacactctccatcccttcaactatctccacttaaaaaaatgacgtcaagacgtagctccgttttgccgtgaaagacggacaaacaaacagacacacactttcccatttataatattagtatggatataatattcatcatgatattcatgatcctccttgcgttatcccggcatttgccacggctcatgggagcgagtccgctttgacaactaaccccaagatttggcgtaggcaataCTTttacggctcataggagcctggtgTCCGAACAACTAacccccaagatttggcgtaggcaatgcttttacgaaagcaactgccatctgaccttccaacccgaagggtaactagaccttattgggattagtccgtgttcaaaattctacctataattctacctacctaaccatatatatttaaaagatagGTTTCCCCTCCCCTCGCGCCTCGCTCCGCCCGCGCGGCCCTCTAATTAGTTGTTGACACCTATGACAGACTGTTATAAGACATGTGCGAAAACGGTTGTGCTCCCTTGGTGAATTGTGGACCCCAGCCAATCCTGCCTGCAGTTCCTGACTCCCGGAGAGAAGGTTAGTGCATGTCTTTGGCCACCTGACAGATtttggtatttctattttgcccccttttgtccgttcataaacagtcctgtttcctcacgatgttatccttcaccgaaaagcgactggtaaatatcaaatgacatctcGCACattagttccgaaaaactcattggtacatcAGGCTTAATCACCTATttccactgctgagcatagaccTCTTTTCGAATATGCCACTTATTCTGGTCCTTCTTCTCGACTCAATGGTCTCAGATGGTTGGTCCAAAAGGTAGCGACATTTATcgtcttgtctgtctgtctgtgaatcttccggcaaccttcaaatctagggtgaacaggcatcttctgggcgagctcactccgtcgtaggccacgtatttgcctttggctagtctgtagccaagagtaagcccatttataaagtaataaaaaaattctcatccagaaatattttaaagaagctAACTAATGCTTCCTTTCGATCGTCAACTGTTAAAACGACTTATCAATATGTCCACGTGTGTTTTAGGTGAACGAACCAGTGACACAGGGCCTGCGTCCGCTGCACTACGCGATCTGGCAGCGCTACCTCGAAGCGACTAGGTTGCTGCTAGTCAGAGGATGCGATGTGAACGCCAGAGATGATTGTGGGTACAGCGCCCTGCATCTGTCTTCGGAGCATGGGTAAGACGCCGAAGGGCAGGATGTGCGTAAACCGCAATTCGGACTCTGGCAATGATTtcaacttgtgaacaatgtaaatcTATTTCATATCCACGAATGGTAAGTACCTATTGCAGTAAAGGAAAACACGCTATAGAAAATTCGGTAATTAAGTTTTTCCTTTAGTCGGTCTTACCTAATCCTCTTAAGGATGATTCTGGAAAAGTTCTAAATATAGGCTCTAGGCTATCCAATAACAGAGTGCTGATGTGGTTTGAACTCTCCTTCAgcgttttttgcagtttttataCATCCACTGTGCACACGATAAAAGTAGTTATTTTTTTCCGTTGCAGCTACACGGAGCTAGTAAAACTGCTGCTCCAAAGCGGAGCTGCTGTGGACTACCGCCCTGACACTGGAGAGGAGTTTCCGAGGACCACCCTCTGTGATGAACCCCTGAGGCTGGCTATTAGGAACAAGCATTATGTAAGTTTCAACCCACTTCTACAGTCTTgtgtaaatagaaaaataacCTTAAGGGTTTCTGCTATCTCTGCATGCATAAGTTCCatataatcaatcaatcaatcaatcaaaatattctttattcaaataggcttacaataagcacttttaaattgtcaacagtgtacaatattcatcttattctaaatatcagagcaatttattggtgcaataaacaatattgttttaaaactacattgatttaataaaatgatatcaatctaaattgtataaaaaaatactagtataaaaacttctagaataaattctaaatgtcaaaaaaattgtataaaaatacattgaattatcaataattatcatcattaataagctatataattaatggttttcaacaatacttgtatcccacggtgtttcatcattcatgtagtcttgtgtgctgtagtaggctttagagatcagtatacgctttacataatgtttaaatcgattaaaagacagttcagtgatggcattaggaagtttgttataaaatcttacacaattacccatgaatgattttttaattttatggagccgagtgaagggcactgcaagcttatgcttatttctagtgtttatattatgtacatcacagtttttcttaaatttataaatgtttttatgtacatacacaatattctcataaatatattgacaatgcactgtcattatattaatgtccttaaacttatctctaagtgagtctctatggttcattttgtatattgctcgaatagccctcttctgcagaacaaatatggtatttatctctgaagcactgccccatagtaaaataccatatgacataatgctgtgaaagtaactaaaataaactaatcgagctgtttccacgtctgttaactgacggatcttgctcactgcaaatgctgcagagctcagtctattcgagagggtagcaatatggggaccccactgaagtttagaatctaaagttatgccaagaaaaactgtactatctaccagttccaattcctcatccttcacaacgacacttgcttgttcatttttagcattactcgttacaaacttaatacatttagtctttttctcatttaacaataagttattaacactaaaccaattaactacttcggaaatagcattgtttacattttcacaagtttgttgctgacgtttgactttgaaaataagggaagtatcatctgcaaacaatactatattatggtgggtctttacaagatatggcaggtcattaatgtagataaggaacaggaaaggccccaatattgatccctgcggtacacccatagagactagtgaccccggtgagcgctgtccattcacgtcgaccctttgtattctttcgtgtaagtaagatttgactaaattcagtgccgatcctcgcactccatagtagtgcaatttcctgatcagtgtttcatgacagacgcaatcgaaagccttagataaatcacagaagatacccaaggcatcctgtgactcctcccaggcatcgaaaatctgtttgattagctcaacaccagcgtcagttgttgagcgaccccgtgtaaaaccaaatcTTGACTTGATCATCAGTTTTATTGAGCATATATCTTCATTCTTCAGTTGTGAAAAATTTACTTAATAGAAGTCTCGCTTTAGTCATCGGTTAAGTCATCGTCTGATTTCTGAGGTGAACAGAGAGCCAGCCTCTTAAAACCTctctttttgcgtcggggtttataagaataaatttataataaaagtcATCCTCAAAAATTCAACCCGTTACCTATATTGCCTTTGAACTCCACACGAATATTTGACACTTCAATTAATCttcaattaatataaaatttgctGGACTGTTCTGAACACCAATCTCATTTTATAAATAAGGCGCTGACATTGTTTAGTACATGGTTCAGAATTAATAATTTGAAGCTAAACTGCAACAAGACAAATGCTCTTCTCTTCAGCACAACGACGAGAAAAAGGGATTCCTTAAATATTTCTTTAGAGGGGTCGATTATCAAGCAAGTTGAATCTGTCAAATTTCTCGGAGTGCATATAGATTCAAGACTATGCTGGAAAGATGAGTTGACGTCACTGACTAGCTCACTCAGCTCCGCATGCTATGCATTACGAAGCCTGAGAGACGAACTGGTGTTAAGTCAAATTAGGATGGTTTACTTTGCATTGTTAGAGTCAAAAATACGTTACAGCATTAAACTATGGGGAAACAGTCTTAAGTGTAATGTACAGGCTGCTTTTATTCTACAGAAAAGAGCGATCAGGATCATGGCTAAAGTACCACAGCAAACTTCATGCAGGGAATTTTTTATCAAATTTAGAATCCTTACTGTTCCTAGCCTCTACATCCTTGTTGTTCTCAAAGATCTGGTGAAAAATCTTTCCCAAATAGAATCACCAGAAGAACGAGATATGCGACTATCTTCTAGGCGGAAAGATCTGCCTCACTCTATTGTCACAAGACTGAAAGTAGTTAAAGACGCTGAAACTTATCAGGGCATTACACTCTTCAACAAGTTGCCTACAGAGTTAAAATCCGTTCTAAACtcaaatttatttacaattaaactTAAGAAAATCCTGCTAAATCAATGCCTATACGCAGTAGAAGAATTTATGTATGATCCGAATTTATGACTACCAAATTTAGTATGATTATTAATTGTAATGTATTTCTgattgattattaattattataagttgctttaattatgttttaattaggttaagttatttttatttttatgtttccaCTAATATATTCAattgtaatttatattaaatagtaGGTTAAGGTGTAAATATTCAACACAATCTTGTATTGttctatgaataaataaataataataatttccaGGAGGTAGCCCGCCTGCTCTTAGAGCACGGTGCGGACCCCAATAAGCGCTACTTCTTCGGCGCCGAGATCAACCTGGTCTCCGACCCTGAGTACCTCGAGCTGCTGCTGACCTTCGGGGCCAACCCTGACTCTCGTGACCGCGCAGGCCTTACTCCGTTGATGAAAGCTGCAAGGCAGAGGAAGGTAAGTTACATGGTCTTCAGAGATTGCTGCACTTTGTGCCAGCCCAGCCAACAGTTGACTATAAGAGCATAATATCATAGACATTCGAGTATGACATGATCGATCGATACTCGATACTGAGACCAACCTAACCTCTTACATCTCAAATTGCTGCTAACCTTTGGCAACAACTCTGACTCCCAATATCGTGCAGACCTGACACAGCTAATCAAAGAAAGATATTTAAGTTCAAAGGTTTTCAGGGAAATCAAAGTGTTTTCTTACCAGCTTCAACAACTCAAATCAATTTCTTGGCGTTAAAGAGAGATCAACCCTAAGTAACCCTAGCCCCCTAAGCAACCCTTGAGCTACGCTTATGTTTAAGGCAACCTGACGAGGGCCTGACTCCACTCATAAAAGCCACCAGGCAAGGGAAGGTAGGTTTCCAATTGAGTTTAAAGGGCTTTAACCATTTCCCTGACCAAATCAATTATCTGACGAAGACAGAGTAATCGTTACTAAAGAGACTCTCTTCTTCAGGGCATGGAAGCGGTCCTTCTCCTCATCAGCCACGGCGCTGACGTGAACGCCATGGCCGACGCCAGGAACGACTACCGGACGGTTCTGCACTACGCCGTGCTCAGTGGTTAGTATttaaatacttaggtatattaGTTTTGAAGCATCCTCAGAGGCCTTAGAGGAtacatcatcatatcagccctttaccgtccactgagcataggcctctcttctagtatgccacttctcccggtcctgggttAGTCTCATCCCGTTGGAAATTTTTCGGATGTCctcgacccaacgagccaacggatgccagatACTTCTTAAATATGTTAGCGGCAACCATTCTGTTTACAGAGGATACAGCATTTTGGCAACCTATCCCTGTGTCAAGAGTATCACACATTGGTGGAAAACAAGCATTCAGTCTTACTAACAGAGTATACCTACTGCCTATCGGTAACTCTCCTTTGCCTTCCTGATGAATAAAGCTAGCTAAAGCTACTCCAGCCGGCCTAGCTAAcctgaagtgacaatcgttcaaGCCTCGTGAAAAACAGCTGGCTCTGTTACACCAATGGGATGAGAGAGAGAGAAGATTAGACGTATCGTGGAAGGTTGTCTTTTTGTCTAGGCCGACAATTAGTGtcctatcagctgcaaaagggcatggcgaatttatcaatgaattcattcataatttctccatgatGCTCTAAAAAACCATCATGTTCATGTTTTTTGCAAACGATGCATGTTTCAGAAGCTGTCTGTTGTGTATATCTCATAGCTACCTTATTTTCCAGGCAACACAGACGTAGTGAATCTCCTAGTGAAGCAAGGGGCCAGGGTCAACTACCAGTGTCCAGCGCTCAGCAAGCCCAGCGCTCTCGACCTGGCCATACTGAAGGGGGATGTACCGATGGTACAACTGCTGTTAGCTGCTGGTAAGTATAAGTAAGGATTATTTATAAGGGGATTtacatactaagaatcgtacctcgatttttttagcgccacctattaaatactatcacaactacactgatgatgcctaggGGAAAATATGATGGCCACTTCataacagcgccatctaattttaaaccttaaaggcccatacatttcaggggtacgctgttttgtatgggctttatcAGTCCAATATTGAATCGTTCTTGGTATAagtattagggatgtaccgactattgatttggccgactaggccgactaccgactagtcggcgctggggtggccgattagtcggccgactagtcggctagtcggccaaaacagttttttcaactaagttcacattttgaatgtcgttTTTGGTCCTTTGTTTGcgcttttcatttttttttttacaggttcaaatgtctatgagaatatttagataaattttccatttttaacccccgacgcaaaaacgacggggtgttataagtttgacgtgtctgtctgtctgtccgtctgtctgtctgtctgtctgtttgtctgtctgtgtgtgtgtctgtctgtggcatcgtagctcctgaacggatgaaccgatttcgatttagttttttttatttaaaagctgtgttagtcgggagtgttcttagccatgtttcatgaaaatcggtccactaggtcgcggtcgggggttttttcaaaattttaattttgtggttaggttattaactacTGGTTTGGCATAGTAGATAGTGAATTAGTAATCCAACCTATGAAATTGTTAATCCTAAGTaggacatttatttttgtgatatctgatatttgttgttttgactaagagaggca contains:
- the LOC125240323 gene encoding ankyrin-3-like isoform X2, yielding MYVSSHVRLCAVHRPSAVHKELRFVLWEMHSEVLTGKSLQRELADSIIRMVPLDEIRILLACGAKVNEPVTQGLRPLHYAIWQRYLEATRLLLVRGCDVNARDDCGYSALHLSSEHGYTELVKLLLQSGAAVDYRPDTGEEFPRTTLCDEPLRLAIRNKHYEVARLLLEHGADPNKRYFFGAEINLVSDPEYLELLLTFGANPDSRDRAGLTPLMKAARQRKGMEAVLLLISHGADVNAMADARNDYRTVLHYAVLSGNTDVVNLLVKQGARVNYQCPALSKPSALDLAILKGDVPMVQLLLAAGARVNSSSSVIGSPLHVACSDNITNRKEIVQILLESGADPNLKVYNDEDATQLRPALAEYLASNPDPSGEIVAMLLRHGARVIMKTQFRDPDGILNHLQNVTAEEYEHIFYQLLEAAEAFDLCMIKRNSILNAVQKQKLIERAKTPISLLAQTRIFFRRHLGNLLVELAPKFEIPKTLHHYLLFECS
- the LOC125240323 gene encoding ankyrin-3-like isoform X1, with translation MPEEFKVSSHVRLCAVHRPSAVHKELRFVLWEMHSEVLTGKSLQRELADSIIRMVPLDEIRILLACGAKVNEPVTQGLRPLHYAIWQRYLEATRLLLVRGCDVNARDDCGYSALHLSSEHGYTELVKLLLQSGAAVDYRPDTGEEFPRTTLCDEPLRLAIRNKHYEVARLLLEHGADPNKRYFFGAEINLVSDPEYLELLLTFGANPDSRDRAGLTPLMKAARQRKGMEAVLLLISHGADVNAMADARNDYRTVLHYAVLSGNTDVVNLLVKQGARVNYQCPALSKPSALDLAILKGDVPMVQLLLAAGARVNSSSSVIGSPLHVACSDNITNRKEIVQILLESGADPNLKVYNDEDATQLRPALAEYLASNPDPSGEIVAMLLRHGARVIMKTQFRDPDGILNHLQNVTAEEYEHIFYQLLEAAEAFDLCMIKRNSILNAVQKQKLIERAKTPISLLAQTRIFFRRHLGNLLVELAPKFEIPKTLHHYLLFECS
- the LOC125240323 gene encoding ankyrin-3-like isoform X3, whose translation is MHSEVLTGKSLQRELADSIIRMVPLDEIRILLACGAKVNEPVTQGLRPLHYAIWQRYLEATRLLLVRGCDVNARDDCGYSALHLSSEHGYTELVKLLLQSGAAVDYRPDTGEEFPRTTLCDEPLRLAIRNKHYEVARLLLEHGADPNKRYFFGAEINLVSDPEYLELLLTFGANPDSRDRAGLTPLMKAARQRKGMEAVLLLISHGADVNAMADARNDYRTVLHYAVLSGNTDVVNLLVKQGARVNYQCPALSKPSALDLAILKGDVPMVQLLLAAGARVNSSSSVIGSPLHVACSDNITNRKEIVQILLESGADPNLKVYNDEDATQLRPALAEYLASNPDPSGEIVAMLLRHGARVIMKTQFRDPDGILNHLQNVTAEEYEHIFYQLLEAAEAFDLCMIKRNSILNAVQKQKLIERAKTPISLLAQTRIFFRRHLGNLLVELAPKFEIPKTLHHYLLFECS